The proteins below are encoded in one region of Flavobacterium nackdongense:
- a CDS encoding family 16 glycosylhydrolase has translation MKNNILKNVFNYSLLFLGILLFSSCMYPQTNLVVDGSFENGSTAWMLSAGATRIASDPQSGSFSITAPDGGEATQTISGLSANTTYVLTGWLKSSNASPVQLGVKWHGGNELTAPTTSTAYAQLSIKFTTGPANTSAVIYCSNPAGGSNQMTADTFSIVQTAETPYELVWTDEFNGTGIVDAANWSFENGFVRNEEVQWYQSDNAFQQGGNLIIEGRKENLVNTRINPNYDPNSTDWKKSRQYINYTASSIKTAGKKSWLYGRFEIRAKVTNLTGTWPAIWTLGNNCEWPSNGEVDIMENYGGNILANFAWGTNTRWDAKWDTVRLNTMTNFVSKDPDWLSKFHIWTMDWDVNKMSIYLDGVLLNEVNLNTTINGTANCSGQNPFRQKHYLLLNLALGSSGGSVNNLAFPTQYIVDYVRVYQLTANLAVDKVQKQDATVLYPNPAKNVLTIDYSNSNPKFKIFDVSGRVFITGNGSKVDLSKLKNGVYFVQVENLKPTKIIKE, from the coding sequence ATGAAAAATAATATTCTTAAAAATGTATTCAACTATTCATTATTGTTTTTAGGAATACTTCTTTTTTCAAGTTGTATGTATCCGCAAACTAACCTCGTCGTTGATGGAAGTTTCGAAAATGGATCAACGGCTTGGATGCTTTCAGCTGGAGCGACAAGAATAGCTTCGGATCCACAATCTGGAAGTTTTTCAATAACTGCTCCTGACGGCGGCGAAGCTACCCAAACCATATCTGGTCTTTCAGCAAACACCACTTATGTATTGACGGGCTGGTTGAAATCGAGCAATGCCAGTCCGGTGCAATTGGGCGTTAAATGGCATGGAGGAAATGAATTGACTGCGCCAACGACTTCGACTGCCTATGCGCAATTATCGATTAAATTCACCACTGGACCAGCCAATACATCAGCGGTAATTTATTGTAGTAATCCAGCCGGTGGTAGTAATCAAATGACTGCCGATACTTTTTCGATAGTACAAACTGCAGAAACGCCTTATGAATTAGTTTGGACCGATGAATTTAATGGAACCGGAATAGTAGATGCAGCGAATTGGAGTTTCGAAAACGGTTTTGTCCGAAATGAGGAAGTGCAATGGTATCAATCTGACAATGCCTTCCAGCAAGGAGGCAATTTGATTATCGAAGGGCGAAAAGAAAACCTTGTAAATACTAGGATTAATCCTAACTATGATCCTAATTCAACAGATTGGAAAAAATCCCGTCAATACATCAATTATACCGCGTCGAGTATAAAAACAGCCGGAAAAAAATCGTGGTTGTACGGTAGATTTGAAATACGAGCCAAGGTAACCAACCTAACGGGTACTTGGCCAGCCATCTGGACCTTGGGCAATAATTGCGAATGGCCATCGAATGGAGAAGTAGACATTATGGAAAATTATGGTGGCAATATATTAGCGAATTTTGCTTGGGGAACCAACACGAGATGGGATGCAAAATGGGATACTGTGAGACTAAATACGATGACGAATTTTGTAAGCAAAGATCCCGACTGGCTTAGTAAATTTCATATTTGGACAATGGATTGGGATGTCAATAAAATGAGTATTTACCTAGACGGTGTTTTGTTAAATGAGGTAAATTTAAACACGACCATCAATGGAACTGCTAATTGCTCAGGTCAAAATCCTTTTAGACAAAAACATTATTTATTACTCAACTTGGCACTTGGTTCTTCAGGAGGAAGTGTCAATAACCTCGCTTTCCCAACACAGTATATAGTTGATTATGTACGGGTGTATCAATTGACTGCTAACTTGGCTGTAGATAAAGTGCAAAAACAGGATGCGACAGTACTATATCCGAATCCTGCAAAAAATGTTCTCACTATTGACTATTCGAATAGCAACCCAAAATTTAAGATATTTGACGTCTCAGGAAGAGTATTTATTACAGGCAATGGTTCTAAAGTTGACCTCAGTAAGTTAAAGAATGGAGTCTATTTTGTTCAAGTTGAAAATTTGAAACCAACCAAAATTATCAAGGAATAA
- a CDS encoding DUF4372 domain-containing protein codes for MNHGKYVFSQLVEFLPQRVFDRFVTKYDGNKKVRHFTCWNQLLCMIFGQLSSRDSLRDLIIVIEAHQSKSYHLGFGKNVTRSNLAKANENRNYKIFEDFANHLILIAQEKNSNDSFEIKGNIYAFDSSTIDLCLSVFWWAHFNNQGRNKTSHTF; via the coding sequence ATGAATCACGGAAAATATGTCTTTTCTCAATTAGTTGAATTTCTGCCCCAACGTGTTTTTGATAGATTTGTAACAAAGTATGATGGTAACAAAAAGGTTAGACATTTTACTTGTTGGAACCAACTTTTATGTATGATTTTTGGTCAATTATCTTCTCGGGATAGCTTGAGAGATTTGATAATTGTTATTGAAGCACATCAATCAAAATCGTATCATTTAGGTTTTGGAAAAAATGTAACTCGAAGTAACTTAGCCAAGGCAAATGAGAATCGCAATTATAAAATATTCGAAGACTTTGCTAATCATTTAATATTGATTGCTCAAGAAAAAAACAGCAATGATAGTTTTGAGATAAAAGGCAATATTTATGCTTTTGATTCTTCAACAATTGATTTGTGTTTGAGTGTGTTTTGGTGGGCTCATTTTAACAACCAAGGCAGGAATAAAACTTCACACACTTTTTGA